Genomic window (Sediminispirochaeta smaragdinae DSM 11293):
TTCAAGGTGTTACCGGATTCGTGGGAGCGCCGGTGGGTGCGAAGCCGCAGCCAATCTCTTCCGATGAGGCAAAGGCGATTCTTCAAAAGAGTGGAGAGATTAAAGCCGATCGTACGGTTCGTCCCCGGCAGAGCTTTAGCGTCGGTGAAGTGGTTCGTATTGTTGACGGTCCCTTTGATACCTTTACCGGAAATATCGAAGAGGTTAACCTTGAAAAGGGCAAATTGCGGGTGATGGTCGGTATTTTCGGCCGCTCAACCCCTGTTGAAGTTGATTTTCTTCAGGTTGAAAAAATCTGAGGTGATATCTCCTCGTTGAGGAGGGTGATGGGAGTTCTCTTGAAAAAAGGGAACGTCAATACCACACAGGAGCATATGTATGGCAAAGAAAAAGGTAACCACAGTCATTAAGCTGCAGGTTCCTGCCGGCAAGGCTACACCGGCGCCTCCCGTGGGTCCCGCTTTGGGTCCTCATGGTGTAAGCGCCCCCCAGTTTTGCCAGCAGTTTAACGACCGGACCAAGGAATTCGAGGCCGGTCTTACCATTCCGGTGGAGATTTCCGTTTATCAGGATCGAAGCTTCACCTTTATTACCAAAACGCCGCCGGCGGCCGTCCTTATCAAAAAGGCATGCGGTATTACCAGCGGTTCTGCCGAACCTCATAAGGTGAAGGTCGCCAAGATCACCAGAGAGCAGCTGCAGCAGATAGCAGAGACGAAGATGCAGGATTTGAGTGCCAACGACATTGAAGCGGCAGTCAAAATCATTGCGGGAACGGCACGAAGTATGGGTGTAGAGGTGGCGAACTGATGAAGCGTGGAAAGAAGTATGTTCAGTCACGAGGACAGTTCGATCGTCAGCAGCTTTTTTCTCTTGAGGAAGGTGTTGCAACGGTGAAGAAACTTGCGTATGCAAAGTTCGACGAAACCGTTGAGTTGTCGATTAATCTTAATATCAAGAAGAGCCAGTCGGTGCGTGATACCGTGGTTCTTCCCCACCAGTTTACGGCCGAGAAAAAGGTACTTGTTTTTGCCAAAGGCGACAAAGCCCAGGAAGCGGAAGAAGCAGGCGCCACCTATGTCGGCGATACCGACCTTGTCGAAAAGATCAAGGGGGGCTGGCTCGATTTTGATGTTGCCGTTGCAACTCCCGATATGATGAAGGATGTTGGGCGGCTCGGACCTATTCTCGGACGTCGGGGCTTGATGCCTAACCCGAAAACTCAGACGGTTACCTTTGACATTAAGGGTGCTCTTGCCGAGTTGAAAAAGGGGCGTGTGGAATTCCGTTCCGACAAAACCGGAGTTATTCACCTTGCGGTCGGTAAGGTTTCCATGGAGCCTTCCAAGGTTACCGAGAATATCAACATCATTATGAATGAAGTCGAGAAGAAGCGTCCCAGTGATGTTAAGGGTGATTTTGTCAAGACGGTTACCGTTTCCTCTACCATGGGACCTGGTGTGAAGATCGATTTCCGCGAGGCGGGGGTGTAAGATGGCTGAATACCAGACAAAGATTCAGGACTACAAGGTCGAAGCGGTAGATTCTCTGAAGAGTGAGTTTGA
Coding sequences:
- the nusG gene encoding transcription termination/antitermination protein NusG translates to MAKGWYVLHTYSGYENKIERFLRKMMGDGDFGDALTDVKVPSEEVVEVKDGKKKVTNRKFLPGYILLEMDLPDRGWKAVCSQIKKIQGVTGFVGAPVGAKPQPISSDEAKAILQKSGEIKADRTVRPRQSFSVGEVVRIVDGPFDTFTGNIEEVNLEKGKLRVMVGIFGRSTPVEVDFLQVEKI
- the rplK gene encoding 50S ribosomal protein L11, with translation MAKKKVTTVIKLQVPAGKATPAPPVGPALGPHGVSAPQFCQQFNDRTKEFEAGLTIPVEISVYQDRSFTFITKTPPAAVLIKKACGITSGSAEPHKVKVAKITREQLQQIAETKMQDLSANDIEAAVKIIAGTARSMGVEVAN
- the rplA gene encoding 50S ribosomal protein L1, with the protein product MKRGKKYVQSRGQFDRQQLFSLEEGVATVKKLAYAKFDETVELSINLNIKKSQSVRDTVVLPHQFTAEKKVLVFAKGDKAQEAEEAGATYVGDTDLVEKIKGGWLDFDVAVATPDMMKDVGRLGPILGRRGLMPNPKTQTVTFDIKGALAELKKGRVEFRSDKTGVIHLAVGKVSMEPSKVTENINIIMNEVEKKRPSDVKGDFVKTVTVSSTMGPGVKIDFREAGV